In one window of Miscanthus floridulus cultivar M001 chromosome 12, ASM1932011v1, whole genome shotgun sequence DNA:
- the LOC136497143 gene encoding glyoxylate/hydroxypyruvate reductase HPR3-like, with translation MMASRGEPPATKVVLLLVPHKDASFHAALRERFRVLDFFASSERSQLPAFLGAAAAAPEPPRAAIVVGAGLIPVDAAFLDAVPSLRCVMCLAAGVDFIDLDECARRGVVVANSGSVFSADVADHAVGLLIDVLRRVSAAERFVRRGLWPVQGGHPLGSKIGGRRVGIIGLGNIGSQIAKRLQALGCIVCYNSRTPKDSVPYRYFTNVHDLAVESDVLVVACALNKATRHIVGKDVLEALGKDGVVVNIGRGANVDQAELVRALKEGRIAGAGLDVFENEPGAPGELFCMDNVVMTPHVAVFTAESMSDLRDHVVANLEAFFSGQPLLTPVLPHSPVN, from the coding sequence ATGATGGCGTCCCGCGGCGAGCCCCCGGCTACGAAGGTCGTCCTCCTTCTCGTCCCACACAAGGACGCCTCCTTCCACGCCGCGCTGCGCGAGCGCTTCCGCGTCCTCGACTTCTTCGCTTCATCCGAGCGCTCGCAGCTCCCGGCCTTCCTCGGCGCCGCAGCGGCCGCTCCGGAGCCCCCTCGTGCCGCCATCGTCGTGGGGGCGGGGCTGATCCCCGTGGACGCCGCGTTCCTCGACGCCGTCCCGTCCCTCCGCTGCGTCATGTGCCTGGCGGCGGGCGTGGACTTCATCGACCTCGACGAGTGCGCACGCCGCGGCGTGGTCGTCGCCAACTCCGGCAGCGTCTTCTCCGCCGACGTCGCCGACCACGCCGTCGGCCTGCTCATCGACGTGCTCCGCCGCGTGTCGGCCGCCGAGCGGTTCGTCCGCCGCGGCCTCTGGCCGGTGCAGGGGGGCCACCCGCTCGGCTCCAAGATCGGTGGCAGGCGTGTCGGCATCATCGGCTTGGGGAACATCGGTTCACAAATCGCAAAGAGACTCCAAGCTCTCGGCTGCATCGTCTGCTACAACTCTAGAACGCCCAAGGACTCGGTCCCTTACAGATACTTCACCAACGTTCACGACCTCGCGGTGGAATCCGACGTGCTCGTCGTCGCGTGCGCGCTGAACAAGGCGACGCGGCACATCGTCGGCAAGGACGTCCTGGAGGCGCTAGGAAAGGACGGGGTCGTCGTGAACATCGGCCGCGGCGCGAACGTCGACCAGGCGGAGCTGGTCAGGGCGCTGAAGGAGGGCAGGATCGCAGGTGCCGGCCTCGATGTGTTCGAGAACGAGCCCGGAGCGCCGGGCGAGCTCTTCTGCATGGACAATGTCGTGATGACGCCTCATGTGGCGGTTTTCACGGCGGAGTCCATGTCCGACCTGCGCGACCACGTCGTTGCTaacctggaagccttcttctccggTCAGCCGTTGCTTACGCCGGTGCTTCCCCACTCACCGGTAAATTAG